The genomic stretch AGGAAACACCACAGCGGTAGCGAGACTCAGGTTTAAAGAGGAGAACAGACTCGTTGAAGTCGGAGCGAATTCGAGACTGGACTCGAGTCCGGCGGTAACTTTCATTTTATCACTCCCTAAGTATGTTggacttatttttttctcaatttcgtTGTATTTAACAACGGGATGTATACTGCGATCTGGTGACACGGGCAGAACGATCTTCGAACAATCTTGGCCGACTTCGTCACCGACGACGACGGAGGTTTGACCGATGACTCGGGAACACCTTCCTGTATCCTCTTTTCGTCGTCCAACGAATTCTCCTCTTCCTCATTTTTCTTTagctttttcttcttgatcTTTTTTATTCTGTAAAATTCCTCACGGTCCATCTCGTCGATCTCCGATACAATGTACTTGAGAGTCGATTCGATCTTCGGTATTACGACGTGCTTCATTCCCGCTACCCTGACGTTCGCCGTCTTCAGTGTCTTTTCCAGCGTCAGAAACGCCGTCTGGAGGGAGGCGAGCTCGACGCCGAGTTTTATTACTTGTAGAAACATTTGCTTCGCGGTAGCTAGCTGCTGACCACCTCGGGAAAGACCGGCGTACTCGTAGACGTCGATACCGTCCTGGTAGCATTCAAATACGGTTATGATTGTACCGGCTACGTTCACCTTGGACGTCAGTATTCTCGTTCTGGCCTTTTCACCGACTGCCTCGAGTATCACGGCGGCTATGCTCATCGTTTCACCCGTCACGAAACGTACCTCGGCCAATGAAAACGCTGCCTCCCTTATCGCCTCCGATATCTCACTTTTCacttgtatcaatttttgcaacgtGACACGCAGTCGCGACTGCAACGCATCGGCCTTACGTTTCATCAGGAGGTGGCCTTTTGTCGCCACGGCGACGCGTCCTTTCAACATCACGACGTTGCCTCGTGTCGGAAATATCATCAATCTGTTAGTCTGAGacattttcagttttctttgtattgtatttttcttcctttttgcTGTTTAATatcgtttcattttgtatttcaatattattcgcgcaaaaatttcatacagaGAATAATTTAAGATTTTACTTAATACGTTTGTTAGCGGGGGTGTAAATTATGACTGGttgaaagagaggaaaaaaaaaaaaaacagccaaCCGAACAATAAGTATACAATATTGACGCATGAACCATTGATTtaatacgtgtgtatattatacgtgagagataaaaattttgggaCAGCCGTGCCGGCTGACGAAATGTAACAATAAAGCTAGGGGAAAAAGAGGGATCCCTCTCCCCTTCGACGTAAAGAGTAGAGTGATGTCTGTGGAAATTCCGACCTGTCGCTCAGAACTCCTGACATGTGTGTAAACATGGAATGTGAACCCTGTGGCAGTTGACGGGCggttatcatcatcatttgCGTATACCGTAGTATGTAAGGTTTGgacgagagaaaaagaggcGCGTATCTAtctatacgtacatacaagAAGCATTTTTCCGTAATAGTGACACaccattttatatttaaataaacatcGATTAGATATTAGCTAGATAATATTATGGGTATAAATactggaaaagaaaaatttt from Neodiprion virginianus isolate iyNeoVirg1 chromosome 3, iyNeoVirg1.1, whole genome shotgun sequence encodes the following:
- the LOC124300891 gene encoding V-type proton ATPase subunit D-like, which produces MSQTNRLMIFPTRGNVVMLKGRVAVATKGHLLMKRKADALQSRLRVTLQKLIQVKSEISEAIREAAFSLAEVRFVTGETMSIAAVILEAVGEKARTRILTSKVNVAGTIITVFECYQDGIDVYEYAGLSRGGQQLATAKQMFLQVIKLGVELASLQTAFLTLEKTLKTANVRVAGMKHVVIPKIESTLKYIVSEIDEMDREEFYRIKKIKKKKLKKNEEEENSLDDEKRIQEGVPESSVKPPSSSVTKSAKIVRRSFCPCHQIAVYIPLLNTTKLRKK